The following proteins come from a genomic window of Crassostrea angulata isolate pt1a10 chromosome 1, ASM2561291v2, whole genome shotgun sequence:
- the LOC128184983 gene encoding uncharacterized protein LOC128184983 isoform X1: protein MDKNIIKMVYLEKDRQEKYPKCVVYHSMWTSDRMIWPNNTVGQIKGIASVADRVTQIRDPPSNPGPSLLQRSIDFYISLGFHCRPGKKTHACNFVCHFAQFYCSMHPTVKRDHDVISDIVSNDNTQLDSE, encoded by the exons ATGGACAAAAATATTATC AAGATGGTTTACCTGGAGAAGGACAGGCAGGAAAAGTATCCGAAGTGTGTAGTCTATCATTCAATGTGGACCTCGGACAGAATGATCTGGCCGAATAACACTGTGGGACAAATCAAAGGGATCGCGTCGGTCGCCGATCGAGTGACACAAATCAGGGACCCTCCATCGAACCCAG GTCCATCGCTTCTTCAAAGGAGCATCGATTTTTATATCAGTTTAGGTTTTCATTGCCGACCAGGAAAGAAAACACACGCTTGCAATTTTGTATGCCATTTTGCT CAGTTTTATTGCTCCATGCATCCAACGGTTAAGAGAGATCATGATGTGATTTCTGATATAGTTAGCAATGACAATACACAGCTTGACAGTGAATGA
- the LOC128184983 gene encoding uncharacterized protein LOC128184983 isoform X2 produces the protein MDKNIIKMVYLEKDRQEKYPKCVVYHSMWTSDRMIWPNNTVGQIKGIASVADRVTQIRDPPSNPGPSLLQRSIDFYISLGFHCRPGKKTHACNFVCHFARRTKMNTALLNR, from the exons ATGGACAAAAATATTATC AAGATGGTTTACCTGGAGAAGGACAGGCAGGAAAAGTATCCGAAGTGTGTAGTCTATCATTCAATGTGGACCTCGGACAGAATGATCTGGCCGAATAACACTGTGGGACAAATCAAAGGGATCGCGTCGGTCGCCGATCGAGTGACACAAATCAGGGACCCTCCATCGAACCCAG GTCCATCGCTTCTTCAAAGGAGCATCGATTTTTATATCAGTTTAGGTTTTCATTGCCGACCAGGAAAGAAAACACACGCTTGCAATTTTGTATGCCATTTTGCT CGAAGAACAAAGATGAACACAGCTCTTCTAAACAGATAG
- the LOC128184983 gene encoding uncharacterized protein LOC128184983 isoform X3 yields the protein MDKNIIKMVYLEKDRQEKYPKCVVYHSMWTSDRMIWPNNTVGQIKGIASVADRVTQIRDPPSNPGPSLLQRSIDFYISLGFHCRPGKKTHACNFVCHFAKW from the exons ATGGACAAAAATATTATC AAGATGGTTTACCTGGAGAAGGACAGGCAGGAAAAGTATCCGAAGTGTGTAGTCTATCATTCAATGTGGACCTCGGACAGAATGATCTGGCCGAATAACACTGTGGGACAAATCAAAGGGATCGCGTCGGTCGCCGATCGAGTGACACAAATCAGGGACCCTCCATCGAACCCAG GTCCATCGCTTCTTCAAAGGAGCATCGATTTTTATATCAGTTTAGGTTTTCATTGCCGACCAGGAAAGAAAACACACGCTTGCAATTTTGTATGCCATTTTGCT AAATGGTGA